A portion of the Pseudoalteromonas luteoviolacea genome contains these proteins:
- a CDS encoding methyl-accepting chemotaxis protein, translated as MAVIAMLVITTWLHLQDENKKQSEQIQSVILSEINTRLAAQGDYYAQKIAAFLNSAYRVPNTLVGALESTITAPLDRSDIQSMLRGALKASPDLSSVYVHFEENAYDHKDMHFTNGAAHSVLGSGTLEMYFTQDSVGITQHSVMSSSAKYSEALNRYGIREAEWYLCAKESKLPCIMEPYLYEISKGNEMLMTSLTVPITQHGRFKGIIGVDVNLPNLQRLVQELSSQLYQGQGKVLLLSELGLVAGASHHHDSLGKPLTEILESSFAKQLTSLHMNKGYQEVGNSIFVASPITIQLANTVWSLVIEVPKQEVLSSASMIEKQLHQSTEDLGIWMLMLGIVIVTVALALSIYLINTITKPLSYIQTRVSNLASSEGDLTHNLDVAHHAELISLANGFNLFTNKLRDMIKDLKGLAQQSYQQSYATTEAAINIKNKVSNQHIEIDSVVTAINELSATASEVARASEQAALTTDKAVGAVKECETRIVATTVKVEEIAEQVATAQSAFHKVAKRSNDISHILDVIRAIAEQTNLLALNAAIEAARAGEQGRGFAVVADEVRSLASKTQASTDDIATLIENLQNEITGSEQVIEQTVKKGNDATLLSQQAASTMQVLVTELHHISHEVTQIATSAEEQSMLMKLS; from the coding sequence ATGGCAGTAATAGCAATGCTCGTGATAACAACATGGTTGCATTTACAAGATGAAAATAAAAAACAAAGTGAGCAAATACAATCTGTAATTCTATCGGAAATTAATACCCGCTTGGCTGCTCAAGGAGATTATTACGCACAGAAAATTGCTGCCTTTTTAAACTCCGCGTATCGTGTACCAAATACATTGGTGGGCGCATTAGAATCGACAATAACTGCTCCTCTTGATCGTAGTGATATTCAGTCAATGCTTAGAGGTGCCTTGAAAGCAAGCCCTGATCTCTCTTCTGTATATGTGCATTTTGAAGAAAATGCCTATGATCATAAAGATATGCATTTTACTAATGGTGCTGCGCACTCGGTTTTAGGAAGTGGTACACTTGAAATGTATTTTACTCAAGATAGTGTGGGTATCACTCAACATAGCGTCATGTCCTCCTCAGCAAAATATTCAGAAGCACTCAATCGTTATGGTATACGTGAGGCTGAATGGTATTTATGTGCAAAAGAAAGCAAATTGCCATGCATTATGGAGCCGTATTTATACGAAATTTCCAAAGGTAATGAAATGCTGATGACATCACTGACCGTGCCTATTACACAACATGGACGATTTAAGGGGATTATTGGTGTGGATGTCAACTTGCCAAATCTACAGAGATTAGTGCAAGAACTTTCAAGTCAGCTTTATCAGGGACAAGGAAAGGTATTATTACTCAGTGAGCTTGGCTTGGTTGCCGGTGCAAGTCATCATCATGATAGTTTGGGTAAACCTCTCACTGAAATTTTAGAAAGTTCATTTGCTAAGCAACTCACATCTTTGCATATGAATAAAGGCTATCAAGAAGTTGGCAACTCCATTTTTGTTGCCAGTCCAATCACGATCCAATTGGCAAATACGGTCTGGTCTTTAGTAATTGAAGTCCCAAAGCAAGAAGTTTTATCCTCAGCCTCTATGATTGAGAAGCAGTTGCATCAGTCCACTGAAGACCTTGGGATCTGGATGTTGATGCTGGGAATAGTGATTGTCACTGTGGCTTTGGCTTTGAGTATCTATTTAATTAATACCATTACCAAGCCGCTTTCATATATTCAAACCCGGGTTAGCAACCTTGCCTCTAGTGAAGGCGATTTAACTCATAATCTTGATGTAGCACATCATGCAGAGTTAATTTCTTTGGCGAATGGCTTTAATTTATTCACTAATAAGCTGAGAGACATGATCAAAGATTTAAAGGGACTTGCTCAGCAATCATATCAACAGTCTTATGCTACCACTGAAGCTGCAATAAACATAAAAAACAAGGTCTCAAATCAGCATATTGAAATTGATAGTGTTGTAACAGCGATTAATGAACTTAGTGCGACAGCAAGTGAAGTTGCTAGAGCTTCTGAGCAAGCGGCATTGACGACGGATAAAGCTGTTGGAGCGGTCAAAGAATGTGAGACGAGGATTGTGGCAACAACGGTTAAGGTGGAAGAGATTGCCGAGCAAGTTGCAACTGCACAGTCTGCATTCCACAAAGTTGCTAAGCGCAGTAACGATATTTCCCACATCCTTGATGTGATCCGAGCTATAGCCGAGCAAACAAATTTATTAGCCTTAAATGCAGCAATAGAAGCTGCACGAGCTGGTGAACAGGGAAGAGGATTTGCAGTGGTGGCTGATGAGGTAAGGTCCTTAGCTTCAAAAACACAAGCATCTACAGACGATATCGCTACATTGATTGAAAATTTACAAAATGAGATCACAGGTTCTGAACAAGTCATTGAGCAAACGGTTAAGAAAGGCAATGATGCGACATTATTGAGCCAGCAAGCGGCTAGTACAATGCAAGTGCTCGTAACAGAGTTGCATCATATTTCTCATGAAGTTACTCAAATTGCGACCTCAGCTGAAGAGCAAAGTATGCTGATGAAGTTGAGTTAG
- a CDS encoding DNA topoisomerase III: protein MKLYIAEKPSLGRAIADVLPKPHKKQDGFIEVGNGDCVTWCIGHLLEQAEPEDYDERYKKWLIQDLPIVPQEWKFKAKPKTKKQLATVKRLIKQASIVVHAGDPDREGQLLVDEVIQEAKLSQAKKSLVERVLISDLNPSAVKKALSQSKSNADFMPLSISALARARADWLYGMNLTRAFTLAGQKAGIQGVLSVGRVQTPVLGLVVRRDEEIANFVSKPFYEVNAIIEKQTGEQFDAKWIPSEACLAYMDEEKRVLLKSLAENVASRIKDTPANLIELEQIPKKQNPPLPYNLSALQIDANKRFAMSAKQVLDICQSLYEKHKLITYPRSDNRYIPKDHFNERSDILAAMLNNKGEEKSHIENADMSLKSKCWNDKKVEAHHAIIPTKKHLKTAQLGHQEQQVYGLICRQYLAQFYPAYLYSQTKAHLQISGGKFIAKADTVIDMGFKVLYKSNKKDQEEKKQLPILEVGEPLHCIEGVVIEKHTQPPSFYTEATLLSAMTGIARYVKDSDIKKVLKETDGLGTEATRAGIIELLFKRNFLNREGKSIKSTELGRGLINTIPNNLSLPDRTALWESQLTNIAQKAASYNQFMLPLQSELSELVGLSQTLNTNALKGISTTSSFKKKGNYRKPRRKSAYTKGKSK, encoded by the coding sequence ATGAAGCTATACATAGCAGAAAAACCTTCACTCGGGCGAGCAATTGCCGACGTACTTCCAAAACCTCATAAAAAGCAAGATGGTTTTATAGAGGTGGGTAATGGTGATTGTGTCACTTGGTGTATTGGTCATCTGTTAGAACAAGCTGAGCCTGAAGACTACGATGAGCGTTATAAAAAATGGCTAATACAAGATTTGCCGATCGTTCCACAGGAATGGAAGTTCAAGGCTAAACCAAAAACAAAAAAGCAATTGGCGACGGTAAAGCGCTTAATTAAGCAAGCGAGTATTGTGGTTCATGCAGGAGACCCAGATAGAGAAGGGCAGCTACTTGTTGACGAAGTCATTCAAGAAGCGAAGCTTTCTCAAGCCAAAAAGTCATTAGTTGAACGGGTGCTGATAAGCGACTTAAACCCCAGTGCTGTAAAAAAAGCACTTAGTCAGTCTAAATCTAATGCTGATTTTATGCCACTCAGTATATCTGCGTTAGCTAGGGCAAGAGCAGATTGGCTGTATGGTATGAATTTGACGCGTGCATTTACATTGGCAGGACAAAAAGCAGGTATTCAAGGGGTGTTATCAGTCGGCAGAGTACAGACACCTGTGTTGGGTTTGGTTGTCCGTCGTGATGAAGAGATTGCAAACTTCGTGTCAAAGCCTTTTTATGAAGTCAACGCCATCATTGAAAAGCAAACTGGTGAGCAGTTTGACGCAAAATGGATCCCAAGTGAGGCTTGCTTGGCGTATATGGATGAAGAAAAGCGCGTATTATTAAAGTCGTTGGCGGAAAATGTTGCCAGTAGGATAAAAGACACACCAGCGAATTTAATTGAACTTGAGCAAATCCCGAAAAAACAAAATCCACCGCTACCCTATAACCTATCGGCACTGCAAATTGATGCAAATAAGCGGTTTGCTATGTCAGCGAAACAAGTATTGGATATTTGTCAATCTCTCTATGAAAAACATAAGTTAATAACTTACCCTCGCTCGGATAACCGGTATATACCGAAAGATCACTTCAACGAACGCAGTGATATATTGGCTGCGATGCTCAATAATAAAGGAGAGGAAAAATCGCATATAGAAAATGCTGATATGAGCCTTAAAAGCAAATGTTGGAATGATAAAAAAGTAGAGGCACACCATGCAATCATACCAACTAAAAAGCATTTAAAAACAGCACAATTAGGTCATCAAGAACAACAGGTTTATGGATTGATTTGTAGGCAATATCTAGCACAGTTTTACCCTGCTTATTTATACTCTCAAACAAAAGCACATTTACAGATCTCTGGCGGCAAGTTCATTGCAAAGGCCGATACAGTCATCGATATGGGCTTTAAAGTACTTTATAAATCAAATAAGAAAGATCAAGAAGAGAAAAAGCAATTACCTATACTTGAAGTGGGAGAGCCTCTGCATTGTATCGAAGGGGTTGTGATTGAAAAGCATACTCAGCCTCCAAGTTTTTACACAGAAGCGACATTACTGAGTGCGATGACTGGTATTGCTCGCTATGTAAAAGACAGTGATATTAAAAAAGTGCTAAAAGAAACGGATGGTTTAGGAACCGAAGCGACACGGGCAGGTATTATAGAACTTTTATTTAAAAGAAACTTTTTAAACAGGGAAGGAAAATCAATTAAGTCCACAGAGCTGGGCCGTGGTCTCATTAATACAATACCTAACAATCTATCGTTACCGGATAGAACTGCATTGTGGGAATCGCAGTTAACGAACATTGCCCAAAAAGCTGCCTCTTATAATCAATTTATGCTTCCTCTTCAAAGTGAGTTATCTGAATTAGTCGGGTTATCGCAAACACTGAATACAAATGCGCTAAAAGGGATTTCGACAACAAGTAGTTTTAAAAAGAAAGGTAATTACCGCAAACCTCGCCGTAAGTCAGCTTATACAAAAGGAAAAAGTAAATAG
- a CDS encoding tetratricopeptide repeat protein, translated as MENKITLTPENIQQVLSSSSAEHIVLLSFYSAQHPDCIAQAAILDELATHYKSSITVATLDCDIQQALAGQLAQQVGLQALPTIVVLKAGSPVDVLAGAKTKEEITKVLTEHLPSPELILLDQAKQSLSEGDLNAAYSHAKQAYEIAKGNPRVNLVFADICIQIQKTDDAAALLATIPDDQHDAYYNNLQAKLVQAQEAQESPEIKRLVAAVEQSPEDLALWCELAQAQVDAGKKEDALTSLFKVLSKDLAFGEARKGYLDIIASLPEGDAAAATFRRKLYSLLY; from the coding sequence ATGGAAAACAAAATCACATTAACGCCAGAAAATATTCAGCAGGTACTGTCATCATCATCGGCAGAGCATATTGTATTGCTTAGCTTTTACAGTGCTCAACACCCTGATTGTATAGCTCAAGCTGCTATTTTGGATGAATTAGCTACGCATTATAAGAGTAGCATTACAGTTGCCACATTAGATTGTGATATTCAACAAGCGTTAGCAGGTCAGCTTGCTCAGCAAGTTGGCTTACAAGCGCTTCCTACTATAGTGGTATTAAAGGCAGGTTCACCAGTCGATGTATTAGCAGGTGCTAAAACAAAAGAAGAAATAACTAAAGTGCTTACGGAGCATTTACCTTCACCAGAGTTGATCTTATTAGATCAAGCAAAACAATCTTTAAGTGAAGGAGATCTAAATGCAGCATATTCTCATGCTAAACAGGCGTATGAGATTGCTAAAGGTAACCCAAGAGTAAATCTGGTATTTGCAGACATTTGCATTCAAATACAAAAAACAGATGATGCTGCCGCATTACTTGCAACGATCCCTGATGATCAGCATGATGCTTATTATAACAATCTGCAGGCTAAGTTGGTTCAAGCGCAAGAGGCGCAAGAATCACCAGAAATCAAAAGGCTTGTAGCAGCAGTTGAACAAAGCCCAGAAGACCTAGCATTGTGGTGCGAGCTTGCCCAAGCGCAAGTTGATGCCGGTAAAAAAGAAGACGCATTGACTTCTTTGTTTAAAGTATTGAGTAAAGATCTGGCTTTTGGCGAGGCCAGAAAAGGTTATTTAGACATTATTGCTTCTTTACCTGAAGGAGATGCTGCGGCAGCGACTTTCCGCAGAAAGCTATACAGCTTGCTTTACTAG
- the flgB gene encoding flagellar basal body rod protein FlgB: protein MAISFDKALGVHQHTMLIRSQRAEILASNIANADTPGYKAKDIDFGRALNAAKSAQQSGNQMTRTNEKHISGGTRLANGVEQFRNPNQTDTGDGNSVDIQVERNLYVQNSLEYQASLNFLGGKFKSLKKALGGGQGA, encoded by the coding sequence ATGGCAATTAGTTTTGATAAAGCGCTTGGAGTGCATCAGCATACAATGCTGATCCGTTCTCAACGTGCCGAGATCTTAGCAAGCAATATCGCAAATGCTGATACTCCCGGTTACAAAGCAAAAGATATCGACTTTGGTCGAGCACTCAATGCGGCAAAGTCGGCACAACAAAGCGGCAATCAAATGACCCGTACCAACGAAAAACACATCAGCGGTGGGACTAGGTTAGCCAATGGTGTTGAACAATTTCGTAATCCAAATCAAACAGATACGGGTGATGGTAACTCAGTTGATATACAAGTGGAACGAAACTTGTATGTACAGAACTCATTAGAGTACCAAGCTAGTTTGAACTTTTTGGGTGGTAAATTTAAAAGCTTGAAAAAAGCGCTTGGTGGTGGTCAAGGAGCCTAA
- the flgC gene encoding flagellar basal body rod protein FlgC, translating into MSLYNVFDIAGSGMSAQNVRLNTTASNISNANSISSSQDKVYRARHPVFAAELNKAAAAHPNTLSSSVGVKVLGIVESDKPLQVEYNPNHPSADKDGYIYKPNVNVVEEMTNMISASRSYQTNVQVADAAKQMLSKTLLLGQR; encoded by the coding sequence ATGAGTTTATATAACGTTTTTGATATTGCTGGCTCTGGCATGAGTGCACAAAATGTGCGATTGAATACCACTGCCAGTAATATATCCAATGCAAACAGCATCAGCTCTAGTCAGGACAAAGTGTATCGTGCAAGGCATCCAGTATTTGCTGCTGAATTAAATAAAGCAGCGGCTGCACATCCGAATACATTAAGTTCGTCTGTGGGAGTAAAGGTTTTGGGGATTGTTGAAAGTGACAAACCTCTGCAGGTTGAATACAACCCGAATCATCCCAGTGCTGATAAAGATGGTTATATCTATAAACCGAATGTGAATGTTGTGGAAGAAATGACAAATATGATTTCCGCTTCACGCTCGTACCAAACGAATGTTCAAGTAGCAGACGCAGCAAAGCAGATGTTAAGTAAAACTCTGTTGCTTGGTCAGCGCTAA
- a CDS encoding flagellar hook assembly protein FlgD — translation MSNDVNSATSSFVDSLRWQDKQVPTEKNDELKQEDFFALLTQQLSFQDPSKPADNDQMISQMTNFTMAEGISNLNTKFESLAASMTSNSALQASTLIGKKALLESDTIEHGPGMQARGSIIVAEPVEKLTLSIVNDKNELVRKIELGKQSVGATRFEWDGLTNNDEPAPPGEYTIKAEGQLNGKFESLPTATFRNIDSVNVNGSQGIVINTKAGAVRLSDVAEIA, via the coding sequence ATGAGTAATGATGTCAATTCCGCAACTTCGTCCTTTGTCGATTCGTTGCGTTGGCAAGATAAGCAAGTGCCAACTGAGAAAAATGATGAGTTAAAGCAGGAAGACTTTTTTGCGTTACTTACTCAGCAGTTGTCTTTTCAAGACCCGAGTAAGCCTGCTGATAATGATCAAATGATATCCCAAATGACCAACTTTACGATGGCAGAGGGTATATCAAATTTAAATACAAAGTTTGAATCGTTAGCTGCTTCAATGACATCAAACTCAGCACTTCAAGCTTCTACTTTGATCGGTAAAAAGGCTTTACTTGAGTCTGACACGATAGAACATGGTCCAGGTATGCAGGCAAGGGGCTCCATTATCGTGGCTGAACCTGTTGAAAAGCTAACGCTGAGTATTGTTAACGATAAAAACGAGCTTGTTAGAAAAATCGAGCTAGGAAAGCAGAGCGTCGGAGCAACACGCTTTGAGTGGGATGGTTTAACAAACAATGATGAACCAGCACCACCAGGTGAGTACACAATTAAAGCTGAAGGGCAGTTAAACGGTAAGTTTGAGTCTTTGCCTACAGCGACTTTTAGAAATATTGATAGTGTCAATGTCAATGGCTCTCAGGGCATTGTCATTAATACTAAAGCTGGTGCAGTTAGACTATCTGACGTTGCAGAGATAGCTTAA
- the flgE gene encoding flagellar hook protein FlgE, translating to MSFNIALTGLAAAQKDLDTTANNIANVNTTGFKESRAEFASVYASSVFSAGKTKNGDGVSTTMVAQQFHQGSLNFTQNSLDLAITGEGYFATSEDLGSQDYTFTRAGAFKLNKDNFIVDANGNFLQGFPVDPSTGDTTSVSLSTSSPLQIPDASGSPRATTNVYSSFNLDSTATAPTIAFDPDTTASYNSSTSTTVYDSLGEPHTLQLFFRKEDPATDANEWQVYATLGGKPFDANGSEIVAPAAITPITEFGFNAQGFPAHTGAAETANTGTTFNSLNLTAANVSGLLTNGATFPSDIQLNWRDEANTTNKLPTQFASRFEVKALDQDGATTGRLAGIDIGSDGKIVASYSNGDSTFLGQVAMVRFSNSQGLTEAGNTGWKKSLTSGEPIAGEPGSGTLGTINSSALEQSNVNLTNELVDLISAQRNFQANSRALEVNSTLQQNILQIR from the coding sequence ATGAGTTTTAATATTGCTTTAACAGGATTAGCTGCAGCCCAAAAAGATTTGGACACCACAGCTAACAACATTGCGAACGTAAATACGACAGGTTTTAAAGAGTCTCGAGCAGAGTTTGCTTCGGTATATGCTTCGTCAGTGTTTAGTGCTGGTAAGACCAAAAACGGTGATGGTGTGTCTACGACGATGGTTGCTCAGCAGTTCCACCAAGGTTCATTGAACTTTACACAAAACTCACTTGACCTTGCTATTACAGGTGAGGGTTACTTTGCAACAAGTGAAGATTTAGGCAGCCAAGATTATACGTTCACTCGTGCAGGTGCATTTAAGCTGAACAAAGATAACTTTATTGTGGATGCAAACGGTAACTTTCTTCAGGGCTTCCCTGTTGATCCAAGTACAGGTGATACAACTTCGGTGAGTTTAAGTACATCGTCGCCACTGCAGATACCGGACGCATCAGGTTCTCCTCGTGCCACGACAAATGTTTATTCATCATTTAACTTAGATTCAACAGCGACGGCACCAACCATTGCATTTGATCCAGATACAACGGCATCTTATAACAGCTCAACGTCGACGACAGTGTACGACTCTTTGGGTGAACCACATACTTTACAGTTGTTCTTCCGTAAAGAAGATCCTGCAACTGATGCAAATGAGTGGCAGGTTTATGCAACGTTAGGTGGCAAGCCATTTGATGCAAATGGTAGCGAAATTGTTGCCCCTGCAGCCATAACGCCTATTACGGAGTTTGGATTTAATGCACAAGGTTTTCCGGCACATACTGGCGCTGCAGAAACAGCTAATACGGGCACAACCTTTAACTCATTGAATTTAACCGCAGCTAATGTATCAGGGTTATTAACCAATGGTGCAACCTTTCCATCTGATATTCAATTGAACTGGCGTGATGAAGCCAATACAACCAATAAACTACCGACGCAGTTTGCCAGCCGTTTTGAAGTGAAAGCACTGGATCAGGATGGCGCGACAACGGGTCGACTAGCAGGTATTGATATTGGTTCTGATGGTAAAATTGTGGCGTCTTACAGTAACGGTGACTCTACTTTCTTAGGCCAGGTTGCGATGGTAAGGTTCTCAAATTCACAAGGTTTGACGGAAGCTGGTAATACAGGGTGGAAGAAAAGTCTAACCTCTGGGGAGCCTATTGCAGGTGAACCTGGTTCAGGTACTCTAGGTACTATCAATTCATCGGCGTTAGAGCAATCTAATGTAAACTTAACGAATGAGTTAGTTGATTTGATCAGTGCACAAAGAAACTTCCAAGCAAACTCCCGTGCACTTGAAGTTAACTCAACACTTCAGCAGAACATTCTTCAGATCCGATAG
- a CDS encoding flagellar basal body rod protein FlgF has protein sequence MDKMLYVAMSGAKQSLRGVALKANNLANANTTGFKADFAQARSMQAFGEGLPTRVFAMQERPGTNMLSGAVAETGRDLDIAVDEKSWISVMDASGEEAYTKVGTLNITSDGALVTSHGRQLIGEGGPIILPLPIDKVVFSDDGSIQVRPQGAPANFLETVDRLKIITADNNQLEKGNDGLFRPQEDQLDDGHCGFCEVSPTAKVMSGYLEMSNVNPVHEMVDLINHQRQFEMQIKLMKSAEEIDERHTSLLRIV, from the coding sequence ATGGATAAAATGCTCTATGTCGCCATGTCAGGTGCTAAACAAAGCTTACGTGGCGTAGCGCTCAAAGCTAATAACTTAGCTAATGCTAATACCACAGGCTTCAAGGCTGACTTTGCTCAGGCTCGCTCTATGCAGGCGTTTGGAGAAGGTTTGCCTACACGTGTGTTTGCCATGCAAGAACGCCCAGGTACAAATATGTTAAGCGGCGCGGTTGCAGAAACAGGTCGTGATTTAGACATCGCGGTTGATGAGAAATCGTGGATCAGTGTTATGGATGCCAGTGGTGAAGAGGCATATACAAAAGTAGGTACGCTTAACATTACTAGTGACGGCGCGTTGGTTACTAGTCATGGTCGTCAATTAATTGGCGAAGGGGGTCCAATTATATTGCCTTTACCTATCGATAAAGTGGTATTTAGTGATGATGGCTCTATTCAAGTTCGCCCGCAGGGGGCTCCCGCGAATTTCTTAGAAACCGTTGATCGGCTAAAAATAATTACCGCTGATAATAATCAACTTGAGAAAGGCAACGATGGTTTATTTAGACCACAAGAAGATCAGTTAGATGATGGTCATTGTGGTTTTTGCGAAGTATCTCCAACGGCAAAAGTGATGAGTGGTTATTTAGAAATGTCTAATGTTAATCCTGTTCATGAGATGGTGGATTTAATTAATCACCAAAGACAGTTTGAGATGCAAATTAAGTTAATGAAGTCAGCAGAAGAAATCGACGAGCGACACACTTCGCTCCTGCGCATAGTATAA
- the flgG gene encoding flagellar basal-body rod protein FlgG, which translates to MNPALWISKTGLDAQQTDISVISNNLANASTVGYKKSRAIFEDLLYQNINQPGGRSSQDTELPSGLMLGAGSKVVANQKNFSQGNMISTENSLDWMIQGPGFFEIQMPDGTIAYSRNGQFTTDETGRVVTSGAGFPVQPEMTVPDNANSITISQDGEVSVSINGQAENTVIGQLVISDFINPSGLEPIGQNLYTETAVSGAPVQGNPGVEGLGSMVQGALETSNVNVTEELVNLIETQRVYEMNSKVIKSVDEMLSYINQQL; encoded by the coding sequence ATGAATCCAGCATTGTGGATAAGTAAAACTGGGCTTGATGCTCAACAGACTGATATTTCGGTCATTTCCAATAACTTGGCTAACGCCAGTACTGTTGGTTACAAAAAGAGTAGAGCGATTTTTGAAGATTTGCTTTATCAAAATATCAATCAGCCAGGTGGTCGTTCATCTCAGGATACAGAGCTGCCGTCGGGTTTGATGCTTGGTGCAGGTTCGAAAGTGGTTGCGAACCAAAAGAACTTTTCTCAAGGGAATATGATAAGCACGGAAAACTCTTTGGATTGGATGATCCAAGGGCCGGGCTTTTTTGAGATCCAAATGCCTGATGGGACGATTGCGTACTCAAGAAATGGCCAGTTCACCACAGATGAAACCGGCCGTGTAGTCACATCTGGCGCAGGCTTTCCTGTTCAACCAGAAATGACGGTTCCGGACAATGCAAATTCCATCACTATCTCTCAAGATGGGGAAGTGTCGGTCAGTATTAATGGTCAAGCTGAGAACACTGTCATCGGTCAGCTTGTGATCAGTGACTTTATTAATCCATCTGGTCTAGAGCCGATAGGTCAAAACTTATACACAGAAACAGCGGTTAGTGGTGCGCCAGTGCAGGGTAACCCAGGTGTTGAAGGCCTTGGTTCTATGGTACAGGGTGCACTTGAAACATCCAACGTAAATGTGACCGAAGAGCTGGTCAATCTCATTGAGACCCAGCGTGTTTATGAAATGAACTCAAAAGTAATTAAGTCTGTTGACGAAATGCTGAGTTACATCAATCAACAACTGTAA